From a region of the Salarias fasciatus chromosome 6, fSalaFa1.1, whole genome shotgun sequence genome:
- the septin3 gene encoding neuronal-specific septin-3 isoform X1 — protein MYYPGSVYVDMSDVVPPEVRPKPAVPAKPPNVGVPSPSSPFPPQVPSIGGSSGPAPPPSAIPVPIGSHGPSHGGSHALGHGVGHGVGHAAAHTAAHSGGHGHSGSHASTGGSALLGYIGIDTIIEQMRKKTMKTGFDFNIMVVGHSGLGKSTLVNTLFKSQVSRRSAGWSRDEKIPKTVEIKSVSHVIEEGGVKMKLTVVDTPGFGDQINNDNCWEPISKYINEQYEKFLKEEVNITRKKRIPDTRVHCCLYFISPTGHSLRQLDLEFMKRLSHSVNIIPVIAKADTMTIEERQEFKQRVRKELEMSGIEFYPQKEFDDDMEDKSDNDKIRETMPFAVVGSDKEYQVNGKRVLGRKTAWGIVEVENSNHCEFAQLRDFLIRSHLQDLKEVTHNIHYETYRAKRLNENGGLHPISSNDTQESNL, from the exons ATGTACTACCCGGGTTCAGTGTATGTTG acATGTCAGACGTAGTGCCTCCAGAGGTCAGACCCAAACCAGCCGTCCCTGCCAAGCCTCCAAATGTGGGGGTTCCTTCCCCTTCCAGCCCGTTTCCACCCCAGGTCCCGAGCATCGGAGGAAGcagcggccccgccccccctccaaGCGCCATCCCAGTTCCTATTGGGAGTCACGGTCCGAGCCACGGCGGCAGTCATGCTCTAGGTCACGGTGTGGGTCACGGCGTTGGCCACGCCGCAGCTCACACTGCCGCCCACAGCGGAGGTCACGGTCACAGCGGCTCCCACGCCTCCACCGGCGGATCCGCCCTTCTGGGCTACATTGGCATTGACACCATCATTGAGCAGATGAGAAAGAAAACTATGAAGACTGGCTTTGACTTCAATATCATGGTAGTCG GTCACAGTGGTCTGGGAAAGTCCACCTTGGTCAACACTTTATTCAAGTCCCAGGTGAGCAGGAGGAGTGCGGGATGGTCTCGTGATGAGAAGATCCCCAAAACTGTGGAGATCAAGTCGGTGTCTCATG TGATTGAAGAGGGTGGTGTGAAGATGAAGCTGACAGTCGTCGACACTCCGGGGTTTGGCGACCAAATTAATAACGACAACTG CTGGGAACCCATTTCCAAGTACATCAATGAGCAGTACGAGAAGTTCCTGAAGGAGGAGGTCAACATCACCAGAAAGAAGCGCATCCCCGACACGAGGGTGCACTGCTGCCTCTATTTCATCTCCCCGACTGGACACTC TCTTCGACAGCTGGACCTGGAGTTCATGAAGCGCCTGAGTCACTCCGTCAACATCATTCCAGTTATTGCCAAAGCGGACACGATGACCATCGAGGAGAGGCAGGAGTTCAAGCAGAGG GTGAGGAAGGAGCTGGAGATGAGCGGGATTGAATTTTACCCACAGAAAGAGTTCGATGATGACATGGAGGACAAGAGCGACAATGACAAGATCAGA GAGACGATGCCGTTCGCTGTGGTGGGGAGCGACAAAGAATATCAAGTGAATGGCAAAAGAGTTCTGGGGAGGAAGACAGCATGGGGAATTGTGGAAG tggaaaatTCCAATCATTGTGAGTTCGCTCAGCTGAGAGATTTCCTGATCAG gtCTCACCTGCAAGATTTGAAGGAAGTCACTCATAACATCCACTATGAAACCTACCGTGCCAAGAGACTGAATGAGAATGGAGGTCTGCACCCCATTTCTTCCAATGACACCCAAGAAAGCAACCTGTAG
- the septin3 gene encoding neuronal-specific septin-3 isoform X2: MHEGTKEERGGQRPWRSCMSTECYMSDVVPPEVRPKPAVPAKPPNVGVPSPSSPFPPQVPSIGGSSGPAPPPSAIPVPIGSHGPSHGGSHALGHGVGHGVGHAAAHTAAHSGGHGHSGSHASTGGSALLGYIGIDTIIEQMRKKTMKTGFDFNIMVVGHSGLGKSTLVNTLFKSQVSRRSAGWSRDEKIPKTVEIKSVSHVIEEGGVKMKLTVVDTPGFGDQINNDNCWEPISKYINEQYEKFLKEEVNITRKKRIPDTRVHCCLYFISPTGHSLRQLDLEFMKRLSHSVNIIPVIAKADTMTIEERQEFKQRVRKELEMSGIEFYPQKEFDDDMEDKSDNDKIRETMPFAVVGSDKEYQVNGKRVLGRKTAWGIVEVENSNHCEFAQLRDFLIRSHLQDLKEVTHNIHYETYRAKRLNENGGLHPISSNDTQESNL, from the exons ATGCATGAAGGCACCAAGGAGGAGAGGGGCGGCCAGAGACCGTGGCGGAGCTGCATGAGCACTGAGTGTT acATGTCAGACGTAGTGCCTCCAGAGGTCAGACCCAAACCAGCCGTCCCTGCCAAGCCTCCAAATGTGGGGGTTCCTTCCCCTTCCAGCCCGTTTCCACCCCAGGTCCCGAGCATCGGAGGAAGcagcggccccgccccccctccaaGCGCCATCCCAGTTCCTATTGGGAGTCACGGTCCGAGCCACGGCGGCAGTCATGCTCTAGGTCACGGTGTGGGTCACGGCGTTGGCCACGCCGCAGCTCACACTGCCGCCCACAGCGGAGGTCACGGTCACAGCGGCTCCCACGCCTCCACCGGCGGATCCGCCCTTCTGGGCTACATTGGCATTGACACCATCATTGAGCAGATGAGAAAGAAAACTATGAAGACTGGCTTTGACTTCAATATCATGGTAGTCG GTCACAGTGGTCTGGGAAAGTCCACCTTGGTCAACACTTTATTCAAGTCCCAGGTGAGCAGGAGGAGTGCGGGATGGTCTCGTGATGAGAAGATCCCCAAAACTGTGGAGATCAAGTCGGTGTCTCATG TGATTGAAGAGGGTGGTGTGAAGATGAAGCTGACAGTCGTCGACACTCCGGGGTTTGGCGACCAAATTAATAACGACAACTG CTGGGAACCCATTTCCAAGTACATCAATGAGCAGTACGAGAAGTTCCTGAAGGAGGAGGTCAACATCACCAGAAAGAAGCGCATCCCCGACACGAGGGTGCACTGCTGCCTCTATTTCATCTCCCCGACTGGACACTC TCTTCGACAGCTGGACCTGGAGTTCATGAAGCGCCTGAGTCACTCCGTCAACATCATTCCAGTTATTGCCAAAGCGGACACGATGACCATCGAGGAGAGGCAGGAGTTCAAGCAGAGG GTGAGGAAGGAGCTGGAGATGAGCGGGATTGAATTTTACCCACAGAAAGAGTTCGATGATGACATGGAGGACAAGAGCGACAATGACAAGATCAGA GAGACGATGCCGTTCGCTGTGGTGGGGAGCGACAAAGAATATCAAGTGAATGGCAAAAGAGTTCTGGGGAGGAAGACAGCATGGGGAATTGTGGAAG tggaaaatTCCAATCATTGTGAGTTCGCTCAGCTGAGAGATTTCCTGATCAG gtCTCACCTGCAAGATTTGAAGGAAGTCACTCATAACATCCACTATGAAACCTACCGTGCCAAGAGACTGAATGAGAATGGAGGTCTGCACCCCATTTCTTCCAATGACACCCAAGAAAGCAACCTGTAG
- the septin3 gene encoding neuronal-specific septin-3 isoform X3: MKSQLLEWLFLVIWVNQLYMSDVVPPEVRPKPAVPAKPPNVGVPSPSSPFPPQVPSIGGSSGPAPPPSAIPVPIGSHGPSHGGSHALGHGVGHGVGHAAAHTAAHSGGHGHSGSHASTGGSALLGYIGIDTIIEQMRKKTMKTGFDFNIMVVGHSGLGKSTLVNTLFKSQVSRRSAGWSRDEKIPKTVEIKSVSHVIEEGGVKMKLTVVDTPGFGDQINNDNCWEPISKYINEQYEKFLKEEVNITRKKRIPDTRVHCCLYFISPTGHSLRQLDLEFMKRLSHSVNIIPVIAKADTMTIEERQEFKQRVRKELEMSGIEFYPQKEFDDDMEDKSDNDKIRETMPFAVVGSDKEYQVNGKRVLGRKTAWGIVEVENSNHCEFAQLRDFLIRSHLQDLKEVTHNIHYETYRAKRLNENGGLHPISSNDTQESNL, translated from the exons ATGAAATCACAACTGTTGGAGTGGCTATTTCTGGTCATTTGGGTGAACCAACTGT acATGTCAGACGTAGTGCCTCCAGAGGTCAGACCCAAACCAGCCGTCCCTGCCAAGCCTCCAAATGTGGGGGTTCCTTCCCCTTCCAGCCCGTTTCCACCCCAGGTCCCGAGCATCGGAGGAAGcagcggccccgccccccctccaaGCGCCATCCCAGTTCCTATTGGGAGTCACGGTCCGAGCCACGGCGGCAGTCATGCTCTAGGTCACGGTGTGGGTCACGGCGTTGGCCACGCCGCAGCTCACACTGCCGCCCACAGCGGAGGTCACGGTCACAGCGGCTCCCACGCCTCCACCGGCGGATCCGCCCTTCTGGGCTACATTGGCATTGACACCATCATTGAGCAGATGAGAAAGAAAACTATGAAGACTGGCTTTGACTTCAATATCATGGTAGTCG GTCACAGTGGTCTGGGAAAGTCCACCTTGGTCAACACTTTATTCAAGTCCCAGGTGAGCAGGAGGAGTGCGGGATGGTCTCGTGATGAGAAGATCCCCAAAACTGTGGAGATCAAGTCGGTGTCTCATG TGATTGAAGAGGGTGGTGTGAAGATGAAGCTGACAGTCGTCGACACTCCGGGGTTTGGCGACCAAATTAATAACGACAACTG CTGGGAACCCATTTCCAAGTACATCAATGAGCAGTACGAGAAGTTCCTGAAGGAGGAGGTCAACATCACCAGAAAGAAGCGCATCCCCGACACGAGGGTGCACTGCTGCCTCTATTTCATCTCCCCGACTGGACACTC TCTTCGACAGCTGGACCTGGAGTTCATGAAGCGCCTGAGTCACTCCGTCAACATCATTCCAGTTATTGCCAAAGCGGACACGATGACCATCGAGGAGAGGCAGGAGTTCAAGCAGAGG GTGAGGAAGGAGCTGGAGATGAGCGGGATTGAATTTTACCCACAGAAAGAGTTCGATGATGACATGGAGGACAAGAGCGACAATGACAAGATCAGA GAGACGATGCCGTTCGCTGTGGTGGGGAGCGACAAAGAATATCAAGTGAATGGCAAAAGAGTTCTGGGGAGGAAGACAGCATGGGGAATTGTGGAAG tggaaaatTCCAATCATTGTGAGTTCGCTCAGCTGAGAGATTTCCTGATCAG gtCTCACCTGCAAGATTTGAAGGAAGTCACTCATAACATCCACTATGAAACCTACCGTGCCAAGAGACTGAATGAGAATGGAGGTCTGCACCCCATTTCTTCCAATGACACCCAAGAAAGCAACCTGTAG
- the septin3 gene encoding neuronal-specific septin-3 isoform X4, with protein sequence MSDVVPPEVRPKPAVPAKPPNVGVPSPSSPFPPQVPSIGGSSGPAPPPSAIPVPIGSHGPSHGGSHALGHGVGHGVGHAAAHTAAHSGGHGHSGSHASTGGSALLGYIGIDTIIEQMRKKTMKTGFDFNIMVVGHSGLGKSTLVNTLFKSQVSRRSAGWSRDEKIPKTVEIKSVSHVIEEGGVKMKLTVVDTPGFGDQINNDNCWEPISKYINEQYEKFLKEEVNITRKKRIPDTRVHCCLYFISPTGHSLRQLDLEFMKRLSHSVNIIPVIAKADTMTIEERQEFKQRVRKELEMSGIEFYPQKEFDDDMEDKSDNDKIRETMPFAVVGSDKEYQVNGKRVLGRKTAWGIVEVENSNHCEFAQLRDFLIRSHLQDLKEVTHNIHYETYRAKRLNENGGLHPISSNDTQESNL encoded by the exons ATGTCAGACGTAGTGCCTCCAGAGGTCAGACCCAAACCAGCCGTCCCTGCCAAGCCTCCAAATGTGGGGGTTCCTTCCCCTTCCAGCCCGTTTCCACCCCAGGTCCCGAGCATCGGAGGAAGcagcggccccgccccccctccaaGCGCCATCCCAGTTCCTATTGGGAGTCACGGTCCGAGCCACGGCGGCAGTCATGCTCTAGGTCACGGTGTGGGTCACGGCGTTGGCCACGCCGCAGCTCACACTGCCGCCCACAGCGGAGGTCACGGTCACAGCGGCTCCCACGCCTCCACCGGCGGATCCGCCCTTCTGGGCTACATTGGCATTGACACCATCATTGAGCAGATGAGAAAGAAAACTATGAAGACTGGCTTTGACTTCAATATCATGGTAGTCG GTCACAGTGGTCTGGGAAAGTCCACCTTGGTCAACACTTTATTCAAGTCCCAGGTGAGCAGGAGGAGTGCGGGATGGTCTCGTGATGAGAAGATCCCCAAAACTGTGGAGATCAAGTCGGTGTCTCATG TGATTGAAGAGGGTGGTGTGAAGATGAAGCTGACAGTCGTCGACACTCCGGGGTTTGGCGACCAAATTAATAACGACAACTG CTGGGAACCCATTTCCAAGTACATCAATGAGCAGTACGAGAAGTTCCTGAAGGAGGAGGTCAACATCACCAGAAAGAAGCGCATCCCCGACACGAGGGTGCACTGCTGCCTCTATTTCATCTCCCCGACTGGACACTC TCTTCGACAGCTGGACCTGGAGTTCATGAAGCGCCTGAGTCACTCCGTCAACATCATTCCAGTTATTGCCAAAGCGGACACGATGACCATCGAGGAGAGGCAGGAGTTCAAGCAGAGG GTGAGGAAGGAGCTGGAGATGAGCGGGATTGAATTTTACCCACAGAAAGAGTTCGATGATGACATGGAGGACAAGAGCGACAATGACAAGATCAGA GAGACGATGCCGTTCGCTGTGGTGGGGAGCGACAAAGAATATCAAGTGAATGGCAAAAGAGTTCTGGGGAGGAAGACAGCATGGGGAATTGTGGAAG tggaaaatTCCAATCATTGTGAGTTCGCTCAGCTGAGAGATTTCCTGATCAG gtCTCACCTGCAAGATTTGAAGGAAGTCACTCATAACATCCACTATGAAACCTACCGTGCCAAGAGACTGAATGAGAATGGAGGTCTGCACCCCATTTCTTCCAATGACACCCAAGAAAGCAACCTGTAG